GCGGGTCCGACTTCCTGCCCCGGCGTCCCCTGCGCGCGGGCTTGGGACGAGCCGCGCCCTCCGTGGCGTTCCAGCGGTCGACGCCGGAGAGGGACTCAGAGTTCTTCTTCTCTCGAGCCATAGCAAAGCCTTCTGTCTGTGGGGGCTAGGCCCCCGATTGATTCAACCCGTCCATAATAGCCCACTTGGTGGACGCCCTACCAGTCCTTGGCGGCCGGAAGCTGGTCCCACTCGCTCACGAACTGGCCATAGCGGTGCTCCACGATGGCCTGGCGCGCACGGCGCATGAGCTCGAGCAGGTAGTAGACGTTGTGCAGCGACAGCAGGATCGAGCCCACCATCTCCTTCTGCTTCACCAGGTGGTGGATGTAGGCACGCGTGTAGCCGCCCGCGCACACCGGGCAGGTGCAGTCGGGGTCGATGGGGCCGTGGTCGTGCGTGAAGCGGGCGTTGCGGAAGTTGAGGCGACCCTCGCTCGAGAACGCCGAGCCCATGCGCGCGGTCCTGGTGGGCAGCACGCAGTCGAACATGTCGACGCCGCACTCCACGCCGTGCACGAGCGTCGTGGGGTTGCCGACGCCCATGAGGTAGCGCGGCTTGCCCTTGGGCATGTACTCGCTCGCGAGCGGCGCGAGCGACTCGAACATGGTCTCGTGGTCCTCTCCCACGGAGTAGCCGCCGATGCCGTAACCGGGGAAGTCGCCGCACTCCTCCAGGTGGCGCAGCGACCTCAGGCGCAGGTCGAGGTCCATGCCGCCTTGCACGATGCCAAAGAGCGCCTGGTCGGTGCGGGTGTGCGCCCTGAAGCAGCGCTCGGCCCACATGCTGGAAAGCTCCACGGCGCGCTCCACGAACGGCCGCGGCGACGGGTAGCCGGGGCACTGGTCCAGCTGCATCACGATGTCCGCGCCGAGCTTCTGCGCGATCTCCATGTTCTTCTCGGGCGTCCAGAACACGTGCTGGCCGTCGTAGTCCACGGTCCTGAACTCCACCCCGTCGTTCGTGAGGCGCGTGAACTCCCCGTGGCTGAACACCTGGAAGCCGCCGGAGTCCGTCAGGATCGGCCCGCGCCAGCGCATGAACTCGTGCAGGCCGCCCATCTCGGCCACGAGGTCCTCGCCCGGCCTGTTGGCCAGGTGGTACGTGTTCGCCAGGATGATCTTGGCGCCCAGCCGCTCGAGCTGGGACGGCAGGATGCCCTTGACCGTGGCCTTCGTGCCCACGGGCATGAAGATGGGCGTGGGGATGTCGCCGTGGGGGGTGTGCAGCACGCCGGCGCGCGCATGCGTCGTCGGGTCCTCCGCGACTATGTCGTAGGTGAACCAGCGGCTCTCTGGGGCCTGGGATTCGCTCATGGGTGGGATTCCTCGCACTTCTCGCCTGTCTTTTACGCAGTCGAGGTTACCACCCGCGGCAGGCGCGGCGCGGCCGGACGGAGCGGACCTATAGAAAAGCCCGACGTCCGGGCAAGGGACGTCGGGCGCAACGCCGGCGGCGGCAACGGGGGCGCGCCGGGCGAGAAGAGCCGCGCTACCGGCCGATGCAAAAGCCGTCGGCCCCGTCCACCTCTATGTCCGCGGCGTAGAACTCCGTGAGCGCACGGATGCCGTATGCCGTGTCCTTCACGCCCGCGGTCTCGTAGCTGGAATGCATGGCCAGCTGCGCAAGGCCGAAGTCCGCGGCATGCACGCTCACCTGCACGTTCGAGAGGTTTCCCAGCGTCGAGCCGCCCGCGGAGTCGCTCCTGTTCGCAAACGTCTGCACCGGCACGCCCGCACGGGCGCACACCTCCTTCAGCACGGCGCGGCTGAACGCGTCCGTCGTGTAGTGCTGGTTCGCGGCCTCCTTTATGACGATGCCGCGGTTCATGAGGGCGCAGTTCTCGTCGTCCGTCTTCTCCCTGTGGTTTGGGTGCACGGCGTGGGCGTTGTCGCAGCTCACCAAAAACGAGGCGGAAAGCGCGCGCAGCAGGTCCTCCTGGCCCTTGCCCAGCGCGGCGTTCACGCGGCGCAGCACGTCCGCGAGGAACGTGGAGAGCGCGCCCTGCTTGGTGTTGGAGCCAACCTCCTCGTTGTCGAAGCACGCAAGCACGCTCACGTCGCGCGGGTTTCTTGCCGCGAGGAACGCCTTGAGCGACACGAAGTCGCACTGGAGGTCGTCTAGCTTGGGGGATGACACGAACTCGTTTGCGAATCCCCAGACGCGGCCCTCCTGGCGGTTCACCAGAAACAGGTCCCTCGCCACGACGTCCGCGACGTCCACGCCCAGCTCGCGCGCGAGCATGCGGTCGAAGTCGCCGCGGCCAAGCGCGCCCGCGCTCACAAGCGGGCACAGGTCCACCTGGTGGTTCAGCTCCACGCCCTTGTTCACGTCACGGTTC
This sequence is a window from Parafannyhessea umbonata. Protein-coding genes within it:
- the tgt gene encoding tRNA guanosine(34) transglycosylase Tgt — translated: MSESQAPESRWFTYDIVAEDPTTHARAGVLHTPHGDIPTPIFMPVGTKATVKGILPSQLERLGAKIILANTYHLANRPGEDLVAEMGGLHEFMRWRGPILTDSGGFQVFSHGEFTRLTNDGVEFRTVDYDGQHVFWTPEKNMEIAQKLGADIVMQLDQCPGYPSPRPFVERAVELSSMWAERCFRAHTRTDQALFGIVQGGMDLDLRLRSLRHLEECGDFPGYGIGGYSVGEDHETMFESLAPLASEYMPKGKPRYLMGVGNPTTLVHGVECGVDMFDCVLPTRTARMGSAFSSEGRLNFRNARFTHDHGPIDPDCTCPVCAGGYTRAYIHHLVKQKEMVGSILLSLHNVYYLLELMRRARQAIVEHRYGQFVSEWDQLPAAKDW
- a CDS encoding M18 family aminopeptidase; the protein is MQGETLDGATRELEATRYREVTQEDVEASRELVEFIRRSPSMFHSVATIRGYLDRAGATYLPEGDAWHLERGGMYYTVRNGSSLIAWRVGEELDRYHFQMCASHTDSPTYKVKSVPELVGPGEYLRLNVEGYGGMIDSTWLDRPLSVAGRVLVREGGAVRSHLVSVDRDVLLIPNVAIHMNRDVNKGVELNHQVDLCPLVSAGALGRGDFDRMLARELGVDVADVVARDLFLVNRQEGRVWGFANEFVSSPKLDDLQCDFVSLKAFLAARNPRDVSVLACFDNEEVGSNTKQGALSTFLADVLRRVNAALGKGQEDLLRALSASFLVSCDNAHAVHPNHREKTDDENCALMNRGIVIKEAANQHYTTDAFSRAVLKEVCARAGVPVQTFANRSDSAGGSTLGNLSNVQVSVHAADFGLAQLAMHSSYETAGVKDTAYGIRALTEFYAADIEVDGADGFCIGR